The Macadamia integrifolia cultivar HAES 741 unplaced genomic scaffold, SCU_Mint_v3 scaffold1186, whole genome shotgun sequence genome includes a window with the following:
- the LOC122063063 gene encoding probable LRR receptor-like serine/threonine-protein kinase At3g47570: MGSTINAILLLLWCSSCISLADSQSRGSTNGTDQLALLAIKASITNDPFHFVSFWNDSISHCEWPGVICGGHGHPNRVRALRLSSSGLVGSLAPEIGNLSFLQEISLENNSFHGEIPREVSFLFRLRYLYLHNNSFQGEIPSNMSRCSNLIKLNFAFNNIVGKIPIELGSLSKLQVLSFHHNKVTGQIPPFLVNLSSLVVISAGSNDLSGSIPNALGQMTRLVFLVLGENKLSGTIPPTIYNLSSLTVFDVGDNQLQGSLPPNLGFNFPNLLLFSVQWNQFHGPIPISLSNLTKVQRLLACNNNFTGKVDIHFGGLSKLNVLYLFSNHLGSGGADDLDFVNTLINCSSLAALGLGDNWFGGMLPNSIANFSTQLTELSLSKNQISGDIPVGIGNLVGLQRMGLSRNLLEGSIPTSIGGLQMLNTLYLYGNRFTGPIPSSLGNLTLMIVLYLYDNRLQGKIPSTLGKCKYLLGLDLSGNSFNGIIPKEIFDISTLIELNLSRNSFFGTLPLEVGQVINLEILDVSKNILSGEIPSTIGTCTSLEHLFMEGNLFQGSIPSSMSSLRGLQDLDLSYNNFSGFIPNYLETFKFLQNLNLSFNHLEGDVPKDGVFRNLSAISVTGNNKLCGGIPELHLPTCKTQKPKEDGRPHVFKIIVILCGCGGSLCLIFGTLFFIIYRRRKEMKESTLFLIESRHLKISYAQLLKATDGFSSENLIGVGGFGSVYKGVLNNGDTTVAVKVLNIKQRGASKSFLSECESLRNIRHRNLVRILTSCSSIDFEGNDFKALVYEFMPGGNLERWLHPHANGIQDEQRHLNLVQRLTIAIDVATALDYLHHHCHTPIIHCDLKPSNILLDGDLTAHLGDFGISRILSKVTSRSQYHTSSIGIKGSIGYIAPEYGAGADVSMQGDVYSFGILLLEMFTGKRPTHEIFKENFNLHCWTEMAMCDGVMAVVDPSLVLMEEYEEEAASIVTNITKIQRCMKDRLLECLNSVIRIGVACSAKSPRDRMDINDVVKELHLIKDIYLGVGIHQGR, translated from the exons ATGGGTTCTACTATTAAtgccattcttcttctcctctggtGCAGCAGTTGCATAAGCTTGGCAGATTCACAATCAAGAGGATCAACAAATGGAACAGATCAACTAGCCTTGTTGGCCATCAAGGCTAGCATAACCAATGATCCTTTTCATTTTGTGAGCTTCTGGAATGACTCCATCTCCCATTGTGAGTGGCCAGGTGTTATATGTGGTGGTCACGGGCATCCAAACAGGGTTAGAGCCTTGCGTTTATCGTCCAGTGGATTGGTGGGGTCCTTGGCTCCAGAAATAGGAAACCTCAGTTTTCTTCAGGAGATTTCGCTCGAAAACAATAGCTTCCATGGTGAAATCCCTCGTGAAGTAAGCTTTCTGTTCAGGCTTCGTTATTTATACCTACACAACAATTCATTTCAAGGAGAAATCCCATCCAACATGTCACGTTGCTCCAACCTCATAAAACTCAATTTTGCTTTCAACAATATTGTGGGGAAAATTCCTATAGAACTTGGCAGCTTGTCCAAGCTTCAAGTCTTGTCATTCCATCACAACAAAGTAACAGGTCAGATCCCACCTTTCTTAGTAAATCTTTCATCTCTTGTTGTCATTTCAGCTGGATCCAACGATTTAAGTGGAAGTATTCCAAATGCTCTTGGCCAAATGACAAGATTAGTGTTTCTCGTGCTTGGTGAAAACAAGTTGTCTGGTACCATCCCTCCCACTATATATAATCTTTCCTCTCTCACTGTTTTTGATGTAGGAGATAATCAACTTCAAGGGAGTCTTCCACCAAATTTAGGCTTCAATTTTCCTAATTTATTGTTGTTTTCAGTTCAATGGAACCAGTTTCATGGACCAATTCCAATTTCTTTGTCCAATTTGACGAAAGTCCAGAGACTTTTGGCTTGCAATAACAATTTTACCGGGAAAGTTGATATTCATTTTGGTGGCCTATCAAAACTCAATGTGCTTTATTTGTTCTCAAATCATTTGGGAAGTGGAGGGGCCGATGACCTAGATTTTGTCAACACATTGATCAATTGTAGTAGTTTAGCAGCGTTGGGGCTTGGTGATAATTGGTTTGGTGGCATGCTTCCCAACTCCATAGCAAACTTTTCGACCCAACTGACAGAACTCAGTTtgtcaaaaaatcaaatatctGGAGATATCCCAGTGGGGATAGGGAATCTTGTAGGCTTACAACGCATGGGTTTATCTCGTAACTTACTAGAAGGAAGTATTCCGACTTCAATCGGAGGACTTCAAATGCTAAATACACTCTATTTATATGGGAACAGATTCACAGGGCCAAtcccttcttctcttggaaACTTGACGCTAATGATTGTGCTCTATTTATATGATAATCGTTTGCAAGGAAAAATaccttcaactcttggaaaaTGCAAATATTTGTTAGGCTTGGACCTTTCAGGTAATAGTTTCAATGGTATCATCCCCAAAGAGATATTTGACATTTCCACTTTAATAGAGCTAAACTTGAGTAGAAATtctttctttggcactttaCCTTTGGAAGTGGGTCAAGTGATAAATCTTGAAATCCTAGATGTTTCTAAGAACATATTGTCAGGAGAAATCCCTAGCACCATTGGTACTTGTACAAGCCTAGAGCACCTTTTTATGGAGGGTAACTTATTTCAAGGGTCTATACCTTCGTCTATGAGTTCTCTAAGAGGTCTTCAAGATCTAGATCTTTCATACAACAACTTCTCTGGTTTTATCCCAAACTATTTGGAAACATTTAAGTTTTTACAAAACTTAAATTTATCATTTAATCATTTGGAGGGTGACGTACCAAAAGATGGAGTTTTTAGAAATTTGAGTGCAATTTCAGTCACCGGAAACAATAAGCTTTGTGGAGGTATACCAGAACTTCATTTGCCAACATGCAAAActcaaaaaccaaaagaagatgGGAGGCCTCATGTTTTCAAGATAATTGTCATCCTATGTGGTTGTGGGGGCTCTCTATGTTTGATTTTTGGGAcactttttttcattatctaccggagaagaaaggaaatgaaagaaTCCACTTTATTTTTGATAGAGAGTCGTCATCTTAAGATCTCTTATGCCCAACTCCTTAAAGCTACTGATGGATTTTCTTCTGAAAATTTGATTGGCGTCGGGGGTTTTGGTTCTGTGTACAAAGGAGTTCTCAATAACGGCGATACTACTGTTGCAGTAAAGGTCCTTAACATTAAACAAAGAGGTGCGTCCAAGAGTTTCTTGTCTGAATGTGAATCCCTTAGAAACATCCGGCACCGTAATCTTGTAAGAATCTTAACATCTTGCTCAAGTATAGATTTTGAAGGCAATGATTTTAAAGCTTTAGTATATGAGTTCATGCCTGGTGGGAATTTGGAGAGATGGTTACATCCACATGCAAATGGCATACAAGATGAGCAAAGGCATTTAAACCTTGTTCAAAGATTGACTATTGCCATTGATGTGGCAACTGCATTGGATTATCTTCACCACCATTGTCATACGCCGATTATTCACTGTGATCTAAAGCCAAGCAATATTCTTCTCGATGGTGATTTGACTGCACATTTGGGTGATTTTGGGATATCAAGAATTCTTTCAAAAGTCACAAGTAGATCTCAATATCACACGAGCTCGATCGGAATAAAGGGATCTATCGGTTACATTGCACCAG AGTATGGTGCAGGTGCTGATGTTTCAATGCAAGGTGATGTATATAGTTTTGGGATTCTCTTGTTAGAAATGTTCACAGGGAAGCGACCAACtcatgaaattttcaaagagaaCTTTAATCTTCATTGCTGGACTGAGATGGCTATGTGTGATGGAGTGATGGCTGTTGTCGACCCATCACTTGTCCTTATGGAAGAATATGAAGAAGAGGCAGCATCAATTGTAACCAACATCACTAAAATTCAAAGATGCATGAAAGATAGATTGCTAGAGTGCCTTAATTCAGTTATTAGAATTGGAGTTGCTTGCTCAGCCAAATCACCACGGGATCGAATGGACATAAATGATGTGGTCAAAGAGCTACATCTGATTAAGGATATTTATCTTGGAGTTGGCATTCACCAAGGAAGATGA
- the LOC122063061 gene encoding uncharacterized protein LOC122063061, translating into MKVLFWNIRSAKKAAGLRALSYFIRDHSPDVVCLAEPMISESKFHFLFFKKLGFESDFIHNFRMDKVPNIWVIWKQGIPRPSIIAVFDQQLSITVDWLGNCVGLTFVHANCFMVKRRELWSELGLVVNPNLPWSVIGDFNATLLSNEKRGSGRFNAKSAADFQSMVDTCLLIQVPSQGKMFTWTNNRRRGNVAAVLDRSFCNSKWLDMFKSTLQRVLLRSSSDHAPILVVSDSIARPEISGNPIFILSQKLKCVKLFIKPWGRKNFPNIDNEVKKASDHLNFVHQEIEAAGMSDDLFGREADAKIALLKATQLQDNLWAQKAKLRWMKDGDKNSKFFHLSVKMRRAQNQIRTLQNVDGEWMNDQQQLSSYIVNYYEEFHRLSVTSPHPELLDCIPCIISDDDALYLEAEPYLEEIKKAIWELDPDSSPGPDGFSGKFFRRVWSIVEDDFCRAVLHFFRWGILPKGVNNFFLTLIPKVVGATSLDKYRPICMGNYFCKVLSKIVASRVAILLPKLISEEQGAFQKGKIISENISLASELANLMHSMVRGGGMGLKVDVQKAYDSLSWEFLFAVLGKFGFPRKWISWIQEILSSSRISVLINGGPEGFFGVGRGLRQGDPLSLILFILAEEVLCRGLNKLALEGLIKSLPGPRGTCTPTHLLFADDIFIFMNASAKYVKNLHLFLSKYQDFSRQQFNLDKSKAFFGKVAPHRKQFISNLLGIQASKFPTRYLGVEIFKGRVKKNHLLPLMDKIKCRLATWKGKLLSMAGRVELVRSEMFIGRTMRLADLNRNGEWSFPKVSSKFLAETFEKAKRISLSPMEDICHWKLSNSGAFSLRSAWEEIRGKNQKFPWFSILWKSKIHPCQVVFGWRLAHNRLPTDEEVRRRGVMMPSRWQPLDRMGDLLAWWKRKGKNLTFSTAWLCGCILIPYAVWMERNARYHDGAALHYKHIFARVKGEICMISSVHLGKPLSIPDLICARRIGIPRVTRTRREIIEVRWCLPFPGWIKLNTDGCSLGNPGKAGAGGIFRNEKGDSLLNYREYVGIKINFEAELLAVIAGLEQAKINGFQHLWIECDSTAVVTHCYREANVIADFLAKSSARFEVSYPVEVWPRKEKKESTLFLIESRHLKISYAQLLKATDGFSFENLVGVGGFGSVYKGVLNNSDTTVAVKVLNIKQRSASKSFMAECESLRNIRHHNLVRILTSCSSIDFEGNDFKALVYEFMPGGNLERWLHPHANGIQDEQRHLNLVQRLNIAIDVATALDYLHHRSHTQIIHCDLKPSNILLDDDLIAHLGDLGISKILSKATRRSQNHISSIGIKGSIGYIAPDNFDLHCWAEMAMHDGVMAVVNPSLVSVEEYEEEVTSIVTNITEIQRCMKDRVQECLNSVLRIGVACSAESPLDQMDINDVVKELHLIRDIYLKVGTHQRR; encoded by the exons ATGAAAGTCctcttttggaatatcagaAGTGCGAAGAAGGCTGCTGGTTTAAGAGCCTTATCATATTTCATTCGAGATCATTCTCCTGATGTTGTTTGCTTAGCGGAGCCAATGATTAGTGAAAGcaaattccattttttgttctttaaaaaattgGGGTTTGAGTCTGATTTCATTCACAATTTCCGCATGGACAAGGTCCCTAATATATGGGTAATATGGAAACAAGGAATTCCTCGCCCCTCGATCATCGCGGTGTTTGATCAGCAATTATCAATTACTGTGGATTGGTTAGGGAACTGTGTAGGCCTAACTTTTGTTCACGCTAATTGTTTTATGGTCAAACGGAGAGAGCTTTGGTCGGAGCTAGGTTTGGTGGTGAATCCAAATCTACCCTGGTCGGTGATAGGTGATTTCAATGCTACCCTTCTTTCCAACGAGAAAAGGGGTTCAGGGAGATTTAATGCAAAATCAGCAGCTGATTTCCAATCTATGGTGGATACTTGTCTTTTGATACAAGTACCCTCGCAAGGTAAGATGTTTACCTGGACTAACAATCGCCGGCGAGGTAATGTAGCTGCGGTCCTCGACCGAAGTTTCTGCAACAGTAAATGGTTGGATATGTTTAAAAGTACTCTTCAAAGGGTCTTGTTAAGGTCATCCTCTGATCATGCTCCCATTTTAGTTGTGTCAGATTCGATTGCCCGACCAG AAATATCtggaaatccaatttttattctttctcagAAACTGAAGTGTGTTAAGCTGTTTATCAAGCCTTggggaagaaaaaattttcccaataTTGATAACGAAGTCAAAAAAGCTTCTGATCACCTAAATTTTGTTCATCAAGAAATTGAGGCTGCAGGGATGTCAGATGACCTTTTTGGTCGCGAGGCTGATGCCAAAATAGCGTTGTTGAAAGCTACCCAGCTGCAGGATAATCTATGGGCTCAAAAAGCTAAGCTGAGGTGGATGAAAGATGGGgacaaaaattcaaagttctttcATCTATCAGTGAAAATGCGACGGGCTCAAAATCAAATCCGTACTTTGCAGAATGTTGATGGGGAGTGGATGAATGACCAGCAACAATTATCTTCATATATTGTCAATTATTATGAGGAATTCCACAGATTATCTGTTACTTCTCCTCACCCTGAGCTGCTGGATTGCATTCCATGCATTATTTCGGACGATGATGCTCTTTATTTGGAGGCTGAACCATAtttagaggaaataaaaaaagctatttGGGAATTAGACCCAGATAGTTCCCCTGGACCTGACGGCTTCTCAGGGAAATTTTTTAGGCGGGTATGGAGTATTGTTGAGGATGATTTTTGCAGGGCTGTTTTGCACTTCTTCAGATGGGGAATCCTTCCAAAGGGtgtgaataatttttttctcactCTTATCCCTAAGGTGGTGGGGGCTACTTCTCTCGACAAGTATAGGCCAATTTGCATGGGAAATTATTTTTGCAAGGTATTATCAAAAATTGTGGCAAGTAGAGTTGCAATTTTACTGCCAAAGCTGATTTCGGAGGAACAAGGGGCGttccaaaaggggaagataATATCAGAAAACATTAGCCTTGCTTCAGAATTGGCAAATCTGATGCATTCCATGGTTAGGGGAGGTGGGATGGGGCTCAAGGTTGATGTACAGAAAGCCTACGATTCTCTATCCTGGGAATTTCTATTTGCTGTCCTTGGGAAGTTTGGTTTTCCTAGgaaatggatttcttggattcaagaAATTCTTTCATCCTCAAGGATTTCGGTTCTAATAAATGGAGGTCCAGAAGGGTTTTTTGGTGTGGGTCGTGGTCTTCGTCAAGGCGATCCGTTATCTctcattttgtttattttagctGAGGAAGTGCTCTGTAGAGGATTAAATAAATTGGCCTTGGAAGGATTAATCAAGTCGCTGCCAGGTCCAAGAGGTACCTGCACTCCAACTCACCTATTATTCGCGGAcgatattttcatcttcatgaATGCGTCGGCGAAATATGTTAAaaatttgcatttatttttatcaaagtaTCAGGATTTCTCTAGACAACAATTTAATCTCGACAAGAGCAAAGCTTTCTTTGGGAAGGTTGCCCCCCACAGGAAACAATTCATCAGTAATTTATTGGGAATTCAGGCCTCAAAATTCCCTACAAGGTATTTGGGTGTGGAAATattcaagggaagagtgaagaaaaatcatcttttgCCTTTGATGGATAAGATTAAATGCAGATTGGCTACCTGGAAAGGGAAGCTTCTCTcgatggctggtagggtggagttGGTTCGATCA GAAATGTTCATAGGGAGGACTATGCGACTGGCAGATCTTAATCGAAATGGTGAGTGGTCTTTTCCAAAAgtttcttcaaaatttcttGCTGAGACCTTTGAGAAGGCAAAAAGAATTTCTTTATCGCCTATGGAGGATATATGTCATTGGAAGCTGTCAAATTCTGGGGCATTCTCTTTGCGATCAGCGTGGGAGGAGATAAGggggaaaaatcagaaattcccttggttttctattttatggaaATCCAAGATTCATCCTTGTCAAGTTGTGTTTGGTTGGAGGCTTGCTCATAATCGGTTACCCACGGATGAGGAGGTGCGCAGAAGGGGTGTGATGATGCCTTCTAG GTGGCAGCCCCTTGATAGAATGGGGGACCTTTTAGCATGGTGGAAACGGAAAGGGAAGAATTTAACCTTTTCAACTGCGTGGCTTTGTGGCTGTATTCTGATCCCATATGCtgtctggatggagagaaatgctAGATATCATGATGGTGCAGCTCTTCATTATAAACATATTTTTGCTCGAGTGAAAGGAGAAATTTGTATGATTTCTAGTGTACATCTTGGGAAACCCCTTTCCATCCCGGATCTGATATGTGCtagaagaataggaattcctcGGGTAACAAGAACTCGTAGAGAGATTATTGAAGTTCGATGGTGTCTCCCATTTCCAGGATGGATTAAGCTAAACACTGATGGATGCtccttgggtaatccagggaaggctGGAGCAGGCGGGATTTTCAGAAACGAGAAGGGGGACAGCCTTTTGAACTACAGAGAATATGTCGgtatcaaaataaattttgaagcGGAACTTTTGGCAGTGATCGCTGGTCTTGAACAGGCAAAGATAAATGGTTTTCAgcatctttggattgaatgcgaTTCTACGGCAGTG GTGACGCATTGTTACCGGGAGGCTAATGTGATTGctgattttttggcaaaatcaTCAGCGAGATTTGAAGTGTCGTATCCAGTGGAAGTTTGGCCTCG aaaggaaaagaaagaatccACTTTATTTTTGATAGAAAGTCGTCATCTTAAGATCTCTTATGCCCAACTCCTTAAAGCTACTGAtggattttcttttgaaaatttggtTGGTGTGGGGGGTTTCGGTTCTGTGTACAAAGGAGTTCTCAATAACAGTGATACTACTGTTGCAGTAAAGGTCCTTAACATTAAACAAAGAAGTGCGTCCAAGAGTTTCATGGCTGAATGTGAATCCCTTAGAAACATCCGGCACCATAATCTTGTAAGAATCTTAACATCTTGCTCAAGTATAGATTTTGAAGGCAATGATTTTAAAGCTTTAGTATATGAGTTCATGCCTGGTGGGAATTTGGAGAGATGGTTACATCCACATGCAAATGGCATACAAGATGAGCAAAGACATTTAAACCTTGTTCAAAGATTGAATATTGCCATTGATGTGGCAACTGCATTGGATTATCTTCACCACCGTTCTCATACACAAATTATTCACTGTGATCTAAAGCCAAGCAATATTCTTCTCGATGATGATTTGATTGCACATTTGGGTGATTTAGGGATATCAAAAATTCTTTcaaaagccacaagaagatctCAAAATCACATTAGCTCAATTGGAATAAAGGGATCTATTGGATACATTGCACCAG ATAACTTTGATCTTCATTGTTGGGCTGAAATGGCTATGCATGATGGAGTGATGGCTGTTGTTAACCCATCACTTGTCTCCGTGGAAGAATATGAAGAAGAGGTAACATCAATTGTAACCAATATCACTGAAATTCAAAGATGCATGAAGGATAGAGTGCAAGAGTGCCTTAATTCAGTCCTTAGAATTGGAGTTGCATGCTCAGCTGAATCACCATTGGATCAAATGGACATAAATGATGTGGTCAAAGAGCTACATCTGATAAGGGATATTTATCTTAAAGTTGGCACTCATCAAAGAAGATGA